GGGGTAAATCCAGATTGCAGAGGTGTTGGATTCCCTGGTTATTAGCATTTGGCTTAAGGAAGAGCAATGGAGCACCTCAGCTAGCCAGGGGCCTGGGCGGCAGCACCCCGCTTCCCCCAAAGGAAATCCCAGAGTGGCAAAATCTGGAGGGGTTTAGTCCAGAGGCAAGTCAAAATGATGCCACGGCAGGCAGGAGCGTCCCAAGGATCTGTGGCCCAGCAGGCACGGAACGAGCAATAGAGCATTAGTGTCCCCCAAATCACACAGCATAATTAGCAAGGAGAGCTGCAGAGATCAGAGGGCAGCGGGGGCCCCCACTCTCTGCCCCCACCGTGCTGCCGGGCATGACCCCTCTAGGGCGCCAGGCAGGGCCTCAGTTTAAGTCCCCTGAGCGTGGCGAAGAACCCTATACTCACGTTTTACTGCCAGCAGTGTGTTCCCATGGCAGCAGGCAACAGAGGTCACCAGGTAGGGGTGGGTCTCCTCCAGCTGCACAGGCCTGGGAGTCCTGGTCTCCTCATCCTTCCTTCCCAAGCGCCCGCGGGCTCCTTTCCCCCAGGTGTACACCTCTCCCTCTGGAAAAGAGACATTTGGCTACAGACGCTTTCTCCCAGACTGACCACGAGCTCTGCTGACCCTCCTGTCTCAAGTTACGGAGCAGAGTGCCCTGCCGAGCCGAACAAGCGTATCCCCCATGCCCCTCTCAGAGTGGCGGGCCTGCAGTCTGGAGCAGAGCAAGGCTTAACTCACCAGCAGCACTAACTCCTTGGCTAACAGCTCAAGAAAGCCAGGGACTGCTGCAGAACAGGACACCAGGGCTTCAATCTCACCTGCTCCAATGGCCACAGTGAAGGCATCGCCACAAGCCACCATGGTGACCTTAATCGCTTGGAGTCCCACAACCAGGTAGGGCACACGGCTGGTACGGCAGGTGCTGGTGCCAAGCTGGCCGTGTTGGTTGCTGCCAAAGGTGTAACACTGGCCAGAAGCTGTCAATGGGGAAGACAGAAATGAGAAGTCAGCGACACTCGCCTGGTCAGAAAGCAGCGAGATGGCACCAGAAGAGGCCAGTATTCCAGCGTGTTTCACAGCGCTGAGCAAGCTGCCCTCACAGCCCCAAAGGTTCCCAGGCCGACTCGCTGTCTGGAACCCAAACCGCACGGCGCAGGGGCCAGTGTCCCCCCACACTACCCCTCCCAGCGCAAGTTTCCAAGGGCCACCTCCTCACCTGTGACTGCAGCCGAATGGGCTGTTCCAATATCTGCACACACCACTGGCTCTTGATTTAAGGGCCCTGACTGGACACACGTGAAAGTGGGAGCTTCTTCCACCTGATCCCCCAGGGacggctccgcctcctccgcaATCTTATCCAGGCCCAGCTTGTTAAACCTGCATGAGGAGAGCAGTCCCGGGGCTGAGCAAACATCACATATTGTAGATGGAACTTCTCCAGGATGCCTTGGGCCAAAGCCATCCCGGGCTAGCTGCACTGAAGCCAAGGGATGCTGAGAAACGTACCATTACTGTGATACAGGGCACATTCTTGCTCTACACCAGAGCTGTCTGCAGCTCCAGAGAGATACCCATTACTGAGCTTCTTGCGCcgctggagacaggacactgggttagATGGGCCCTGGGCTGATCTGCTATGGAGACACCTCTGGTCCAGAAGGCAGGGAAACATCCCTCTTTTCTTACCTGTTGCTCCCACAAGCAAGAATCTGGTTCTTCACCGTCAGGACCATGGAGGAGTCAATACCACAAAGGACTTTCTGAGCCTCGTGCTCAGGCGGAAGAGCTACCTGCTGGGGAGAATTATGGGAATCCAGAGTTCCCAGCCCAAGCCGACCTGGGCAAAAGAAATCGTTTAAAGAGACTTTGTGTGTCAAAATACAAACCAAAGGCATTTCCCCGAGTAACAATATCTAGAGGGGTGACTGCAGGGGCCTGGATGCGGGACacatccagcagggggcactgtgtgtAGGGGGCAGGCACCCTGGCTGTGGGGAACTGCTGGGTGCTCCAACCCGAGTCAGTTTCGCACAACAGTTACTTTCCAAAAAGTGCACACAGGGAGATCAGTAGGGAGGAAAATTACCCCGATCATGCTAAGCAGTGGCAGCTAAAATCCCCTTACCATtgtcccctctgccccaggcaaACACTTCCCCTTCATTGGAAATGGCCAGCACATGAGACGCACCACATGCCACCTGCACAATTTCGTAGCCCAGCAGCGCCTCCACGATCTTAGGCTGgtagagaaaagaacagcattaGTCAGCTATGCCCTTTCCCTGTCAGCTCTCTGACTGACACCTTACTACAGCAGATCTGCCTGCCCGGCGGGCGCTGCAGAATGGCAAGGCAAGGTAGCAGAGCTCCATGGATTTTCTAGTTCCAATCCCAGGTTTTACCCCATATGAACAATATTACATTCCATAGTACCCTTTGTCCCAAGGGATCTTAAAGGTGCTTTACAAACTATGTATATACAGCACAAAggaaaatgcagccacctctggggtaaaCGACAGCTGCCAGACAACCAACTAGCACAACAGTTTGGGGAGCAGAAACGTGATGCCAAAGGCAGCAGGGCAAAGCTCTACCCTTGCGACAAAAGCCCATGCAAAGCAGGCAAAACTGGGTTATAATGTTTCACCGGAAAGATCCACACTCAGGGCACTGCACGGAAACCACTAACTAACTCTCCCGTGAGGCAGATGGATGGAGATTCCCCATTTATCTTCTCACCTTGTTTTATCCCTGCTGTGATAGGGTCAGATCTAACACATCCCTCCCATGGGCCTCATCCTCCTCAATCTTCTCAGGGAAAAGCACCATTTGCTTAGATATGGTTGCAGCCACCAATCTACGCTCCTCCACAGCAGCAAATGGGAGGTGTGCGCAGCAGAAGCCAACGAAGCAGCGCAAGGTAGCACAGAGACAAACAGgcccaaaccctcatccctggctgGATTTCCCATGCTATGGCCACCAGCCCGCCAGGGTGGgctgggaaacagcccagagaggggagggggaaaggagagtgCCTTTACAGCTCCAGCGCTTTGTCCCAAGCAGGGACGCGTGGCTCTCCTTTGAACACTGGCTCTATTGAAAAACAAGTTTCCCAGTGACccgcagcagctgcagggctgaGACTGAAACAGCCAGGTGTGTGATTGGAGGCAGCGGCAGAGTCTGGGACCCAGCCAACAGCAACCACAAGCAGCTCTCGACTTCACTCGGCATGTTGCAACCCCTCATTTAAAGACATCTTTGTGCAaatggggagggagaagcaggatgaATAGCAGCagaacagagctgggggagggaagggaaagcaTCTGGTTCCAGAGCCCGCCAGCGTCATTTGGATGCACACAGCAGGACTGCTGCAAGTCCGCTCAGGGCCTGGGAGAAGCTGGGCACACGACACAGTCCGTATTTATCGGTGTCCCCAGCTCCTTACGCTACAAACCTGTGTTACATCCGTGAAGTTTCCATGCCCCAAACAACCATTACTGCCACTGCCAAAAGTCATGATTATCCCCCTGTCTGGAAAAGCAAAATAAAGCCCTGTTACAGCCACTCACGACACGCCATGGGTCCACACAGCCTGGGGACTAGCTAGGCCACAGACCACAGCATCCAAGCAGTCCCAGCGTCCCTGGGGAGCCCGCGCTGGCTGGCAGACACTGCAAATCCCACACGGATGCCTTGGGCTAGCTGCTAGGGGGATACTGCAGAGGGTTAGGTTTGGATGGGGCTCAGGGTTCTTGAGCGAAGAAGCCATAAATGTGCTGGGACAAGTCACCCTACAAGAACTAACACAAACAGGGGATGATGGGCAAAGCACTGAGATAACATTATTCCAGCTGGGTACCAGGAGCCTCTCAGTCAACAGTCTGGAGAGGTGTTAACACACAGAGCCCTTCCTTTACGGGCCACCCAGcccaggggcagcaggaagcGTGGTCAGAGATaggacaaacacacacatctgAAGTTTGCCAGTTGCAAATCTGTCACTTATTCCCCTGATCCCCAGCAGAACTGCAAACACACCCGGCTCCCCAGGGGCCGTCCCTGTGCAAACAGTGCACATTCCACGCTGATGTCACTCAGCCAGGCAGCTCAGACCAAAAGCAGCTTTCATAGAGTTTTCAGCCCCTCTCCCCGGGTGCTGCTGAGGACACCTGGCCCTGCAGGGGGCTCACAAAGACTCACTGAAATTGGGAAGGGCTCTCTGCCACATGGACTTTGGGACTagagccctgctgggcatgcCCCGTCAGCAGCTGCACCATCCCAGGCCGGCTGCCATCCGTGCAGGGGGGCGGCACAGCTCACGTCCATACCTGTCAAGCAGGTTGTGAAGAGGTCACCACAGGACACATGTTTGATAGTCACTCCGGACTGGCCTTCCAGGAAGCGGGACACAAACTgaggctggagctgctctgtggcccctgggagggaggggcctcCAGCGGCACCCACTGGGGAAGCCTGGCAGGGAGAAGCCAAAGGTTCTGAAATGCACTTCGCTTGCAGCTGGGCTTGGATGAAAAGAACAAGTTAGGGGCAATAAggccacccccacctcctgcagCCTCAGTGGTGACCAGGAGCAGCCAGGGATTCGCCTGCTCactggggggggatgtggggccATGGCATGTCTGGAAGCAGCTGCACTCCTCCTCCGAGACCCTCTGCCCAAGCCCGTTTGCTGACAGTGGCTTATTGCCCTTGGCTGCCACCTGCTCACCATTGCTCACCTCCCACATGATGAGCCTCCCTGATTTAGTGATGCCGGCCTTCTGGGTTCTCCCTGCAGAAACCTGCACCACTTCTGTGTTGAGCATGGGCAGGCGGAGGGGGGTGGTGATTCCGCTGCCCCAGGTGTAGATGGAAGACAGGGGAGGTGGGATTCCAGTCCTGGCTGAGCGAACTCGAACTCCTAGGAGTCCAAATGAAATACCATCATCCCAGCTtgccacccccagccctcccgGGCAAGCAAGTGACCCTAGCCATACTATCCAGATGCCCACCCGCAGTGGAGGACAGAGGGGCTAAATCAGCTAGCAAGAACAGGGCCTGGAACCTCTGTCTGAGGCTCACCGGGCTGCAGGGAAGGCTGCTCACAGCAGCTGGCCAGGGCGATGCcagcaggaggaggggaaagtAGCCTTCTACTCTAGAATTTCCAGAGGGTAGATGGGGTGCTACAGCTCTAGCTATTCATCACCCAGGGACCCTCAATTCCCAGCCTGGGTGCGCTGCAGCGCAGGGGAACTCAGGCTCCAGACAACAAGGGCAGGAAAGCCTCTGAAGGGGCTGATCGAGAATAGCCGCTGAGCCCCACCAGCCTGGGGCTGGAGTACAGGTTCTCCGAGGAAGGGGATTTAGGGTGTGAAGTGCCTGAGTTTCATCCGGCAGAGGATGCCACTGATGGTCAGTACAAAGGATTCGCCTTTGAAATGAAGTTCTGCTGAATACACTGTGCCCGGCCTTACCCCTGGGCCTGGCGCTTGTCACTCTTCCTCCCGCTCTGTGGTGGGTCACTGGTGGCACTGTAGCTAATGGCTTCTCAGGCCTGTCAAACCGAAAGGCACAACTTGTGACTGTTCCCTCAGGCAGCCTGGCCAGCATTAGCACTGGGCTCACAGAGGAGCGGGAAGCTTTATCATTAGGGCAGCGTGAAGTGCTGCGCATGGCCTGGTGCAGGTAGTCAGGGCAGAGTTTCCTGGGGACAGTTCTTTAAGACCGGCCGGCTGGCTCTCTGACGGCACCATGTCCTGTGTGAGGTCATGCTGGCCCTAGGGTAAGGGTGAGCGAGCAAGTGCAACACCATTCAGCAAGCTCCTGAGACCGGAGGTGAACTTGTCCTCCCAGTGACACCCCTCAGCAATGCACTCTCTCCTGAGCCCCCGGGCTGCACAGCAGCACCAGTGCTGGGTCCCGTTAGTCTGTATGCACGTCCCACAAGCACAGCTGAGATCCCTAGCTGGTCAGTGTCCCTTCCCAGCTCCAACCAAGTAAAGAACTGACCCTCTCAGAGACCTCCTGGGAGCTGTGGCAGcctctccagccccactcccccccttgcTAGGCCCCAGAGAGATGAGCGCAGCAGCACCACTTGCCTTCTCATTTTGACACTGCCCACATCAGTGTAAAGGTTCAGAAGTGGCCTGATGCAGATGGCCTGGGCCATGATCTCATTCAGCTGGGGCCGTTTGGAAGGGTCCAGGTTGAGCATGCTCAGGATGAGCTGGCGCAGGTCTGGGCTGTATCGGTCTGAGATGGGAGCAAATGTCCCACTCATGATCTTTAGCACCAAGGCGGGCAGGTTCTGGAGAATATGGAAGGAAGATAGACACACATGGTTAGCAGAACCCTGGCTGCTGCACGGGCAGAGGGGCAGGAAACGTCAGGAGCAACGCAAGGTCTTAGAGAAGAGCACTGCAGGCTCCGTGGGAATGCAGCAGGCACAACCCAATGTGGACGTGTTTCTGGAATTCACGTCTCTGCTTTAGGAAAACCCCAGGCCCCAGCCTTACTGCAGCTTCAAAGGCTCTCTTGAGACTGGCAAGTTCGTAGAGCACACAGCCCAGTGCCCAGATATCGCTCTTCTGGTTGTAGGGTTTCCCTTCACACAGCTCTGGGGAGATGTAGCACGGAGTCCCCACAACCTAAGAGAAAGAGGCACAGATGTGTGATGGCACTCCGAGTCCAGAACCGTGGCAAGGAGAGCTAAAGATCAACACTCATTACAAAAATGACTTGACTACAGCACAAAGGAGCCAGAGTTCTAGGTGAACTGGGAGGGGCATTAGTTTCCCTGCTACTGATTACTGGCCGATGATCTTCCCATGATAAAATTGCTGGAGGATTTACCGTTTCTGACACTAGTAGAGCATGGCTCCCTCTCCCATTCAGCACTTCGCTCCAATGTGGACTCCTAGCCAACTGAGGGGCTCAGATCATCTAGTGATGCCAGATCAGGTTAGATGGGGAAAGAAACTGAGGTATCAGGCAGAGagaagattaaaaaagaaaaaacaggacATTCAGCCACCAAGCATGTGTGTCATATCAGCCCGGTCCCAGAAGAGGCTCTCTGGTGCTAACTTCTTACATAGCAGCACTTTCTACCATCTCTGGTTGGCTAGGAGACTCCATCCCAGCCTGCTGGACTGGGACAGAACCTTGGTTATCCAAGACTCTGTCACATCTCAtctggactacagcaatgcaatCCACCTGGGCACAAAGGCAACAGGCCTCAGGAAACTCCAGCTAGTACAGGATGCCACAGTGAGTCTCCTCAGCACCACAGGCCATCATGAGCTCGGCAGGCCTGTCCACCACCCTCTGCGCCGCCTTTCTGTAGCTTAAGAGTCAAGTACAAGAACTCAGTCCGTATCTTCAAGGTGCTCAGTGGCTTGGACCCAACATATCTAGGAGCCTAAAGCTTCAGGATGAGGACTGTGGTCAATGACTCCAACCCTCTGGAACAGTGCGACTTTTTACCCCAAGGGCAAAACTGGTCTGTGCAGGAGGAAGAACTTCCACAAGGCCAGTACCAGACTGTGGAACAAACCTCCCCAGGAACTACGGATCATCCCaacaccccccatcccctcccgcTGCAAGTGCCAGgcacctgcctccagccagccttcTCCAGCACAAACACACAGCAGCAgggatatttttaaataaaaaacaacacacaacAACAAAGCCCTACCAAAATGAACCAATCCACACCACACACAACACTCCCCTGGGGACAAGGAGGAGAGCAAGAACAAGCCACATGTGACAGTTGTTGTAAAGCACTATTGGAAGGCATTCAGACACTATGGAAATGAGAGAGATAGGAACTGACAGAATCATGTTCATGACTGCAGCAAGGCAGGCTATCAAGGGAGATTAAGGGTCTCTCTACACAAGAAGATCTGTTCTTACTTTGGGTTAAAGTAACAGTGACGACGCACCCACTCAGCTTTTAACTCGGGTTAACAGCTCGAGTTAAAGCCTGTAGAGCAGCCTGGGGGTTGAACTCCAACTACTAGCCTGTGTTAAAAGCGgagttgctgtgtcttcactcgtgtcaagtatcagggcgtagccgtgttagtctgtatccacaaaaacaacaagcagTCCGGTgtcaccttaaaaactaacagatttatttgggcataagctttcgtgggtaaaaaaacccacttcttcagatgcatggagtgaaagttacagatgcaggcctctcctggaattgacacctcctcatctattattgggagtgaactacacacaccctgattgaattggccttgtcaacactggttctccactggCGGGGTAACTCCCttttcttcatgtgtcagtatataatgtaTAACTGTACATTATAGCACATGTAACTTTCATCCATGCAtcagaagaagtgaggttttttatccacaaaagcttatgcccaaataaatctgttagtctttaaggtgccaccggactccttgttgtttttgtgtcttcactgctacCCTAACATCAGTGAGCTAACCGGAGTTAGACACCCATAGAGCGGAAAGATTAGCAGCCAGTAATATTGATTATTTACTGACTTGTCAAAATCTAAATCACAATCGCTGATGCAACCCAATCTCAGGCCCACTCTCCTCACATGGAGGCACAGAAACAGAACAGATCAGATCAGATGGAAAGAACTTCCCCCAGACCTCGGCAGATACGCACCGTGTAGGCTTTGCTCTTGCTGCTCAAGATTTTGGAGATGCCAAAGTCTCCAATCTTGACAATCATGCGGTGCTTGTCCAACAGAATGTTCTGAGTCTTTAAGTCCCGGTGGAGGATCTGTTTGGTGTGAACATGATGAAGGGCCAGTAGGATCTGCACAAAAAAGTGCAGGATGGTGTCTTCGTCCAACAGGGAGTTGCAACGTTTATGAATAAACTCTGCCAAGGTGCCACCTGGGATGGATGGCAAAGGGCAGAAGGGCCATCAGCAAAGGAAGTTTACCGGGGCTGGCATAATCTTAACCAAAAGTAATGGAATTGAGTCACAGTATCTTAACTACACAATTGCTGCTGAATGAGCCAAGGATGTCCAAAGTCATAGAATGCACCAATGGAGCATACCAGCATTCTCTGAATGTAAAGAGAACAATAGCAGCACAGCACATGGGATGCAGGACCAGCAGCAGAGGGGTTAATGTTAGCACCACACTGTCAATGGCAGTGCTGCCTCCAGGGCTCAGCAGGCAAAAGAAATGCTAAAACCATACATATCAGAGCACTGTGAGGAAGCAAATGTCAAAGGGAGAACAAGATAAGCCTGTTCTGCATAGGGAAATTCCCCTTGTTAAAGTACCCACATGCTACTTAAAGGGGCCCTGTCATGTAATGCAAGCCCAGAATTCAGGTTTTGTAGGAAGCAGTTTTACAGACCCTAACGTAAATGTTTTCTTGATTCCAAATGGCAAGGCAAATCTTGTGTTTATTTGAATTGACACTGCTCCAGGCAGCTCTGCCACTCCAACACTGCTGCCCAAAAGGGAAGCAGACAACAAACAGAAGGGAAACGGACAGAACCCCCAAGTGAAGAGTAGAAGGGAACACACAGATCAGTGATgacaaagatatttttaaaaccctTTCCGCTGGGATAAGCGCTGGCAATGCTAATAATGCAAACGTATTTTACAATGTTTTCAAAGAATAGGATTTTCAACGTGGCCAGGTCCCTTTGAACAACAAGCTTATGTTATCCTGGGGACCTCCAAACCATTTCCACAGCAGCCTTACATGGGATATGCTACAGATAAGGAAATAGGTGACAAAGGACAGGAGTGAGCACCTCTTCCAAGGGAAACAGCCTTGCCAAACAAAAGTCAGGCCTGTCTCAAGTACCAGGGACATTGCTGGATTCTCCTCACCTTCAGAGCACACAACCTCCTGCTTTTATGGATGCCTTGTACCAAGCAGCTCCATCCCCAGCCCATGCCCTTCCTAGCCAGTGTCCCACCTGGTGCATACTCCATAGCAATCATAAGAGCCTTGTCTTCCAGGAAGTTCTCGTAATATTCAATGATGTTGGGGTGATTCAGGAGCTTCAGCACCTGGCACTCATTCTGTGCCGCCAGCC
The Mauremys mutica isolate MM-2020 ecotype Southern chromosome 19, ASM2049712v1, whole genome shotgun sequence genome window above contains:
- the NEK8 gene encoding serine/threonine-protein kinase Nek8 isoform X3, whose amino-acid sequence is MTKDERLAAQNECQVLKLLNHPNIIEYYENFLEDKALMIAMEYAPGGTLAEFIHKRCNSLLDEDTILHFFVQILLALHHVHTKQILHRDLKTQNILLDKHRMIVKIGDFGISKILSSKSKAYTVVGTPCYISPELCEGKPYNQKSDIWALGCVLYELASLKRAFEAANLPALVLKIMSGTFAPISDRYSPDLRQLILSMLNLDPSKRPQLNEIMAQAICIRPLLNLYTDVGSVKMRRPEKPLATVPPVTHHRAGGRVTSARPRGVRVRSARTGIPPPLSSIYTWGSGITTPLRLPMLNTEVVQVSAGRTQKAGITKSGRLIMWEASPVGAAGGPSLPGATEQLQPQFVSRFLEGQSGVTIKHVSCGDLFTTCLTDRGIIMTFGSGSNGCLGHGNFTDVTQPKIVEALLGYEIVQVACGASHVLAISNEGEVFAWGRGDNGRLGLGTLDSHNSPQQVALPPEHEAQKVLCGIDSSMVLTVKNQILACGSNRFNKLGLDKIAEEAEPSLGDQVEEAPTFTCVQSGPLNQEPVVCADIGTAHSAAVTASGQCYTFGSNQHGQLGTSTCRTSRVPYLVVGLQAIKVTMVACGDAFTVAIGAEGEVYTWGKGARGRLGRKDEETRTPRPVQLEETHPYLVTSVACCHGNTLLAVKPAGEESGPQ
- the NEK8 gene encoding serine/threonine-protein kinase Nek8 isoform X1, producing the protein MEMGGAGPGLGGDGEVRADPGGGERSFWVRHPLPRARGRQRCHVACGDGTPWAEPRIVHLCLRKADQKLVIIKQIPVEQMTKDERLAAQNECQVLKLLNHPNIIEYYENFLEDKALMIAMEYAPGGTLAEFIHKRCNSLLDEDTILHFFVQILLALHHVHTKQILHRDLKTQNILLDKHRMIVKIGDFGISKILSSKSKAYTVVGTPCYISPELCEGKPYNQKSDIWALGCVLYELASLKRAFEAANLPALVLKIMSGTFAPISDRYSPDLRQLILSMLNLDPSKRPQLNEIMAQAICIRPLLNLYTDVGSVKMRRPEKPLATVPPVTHHRAGGRVTSARPRGVRVRSARTGIPPPLSSIYTWGSGITTPLRLPMLNTEVVQVSAGRTQKAGITKSGRLIMWEASPVGAAGGPSLPGATEQLQPQFVSRFLEGQSGVTIKHVSCGDLFTTCLTDRGIIMTFGSGSNGCLGHGNFTDVTQPKIVEALLGYEIVQVACGASHVLAISNEGEVFAWGRGDNGRLGLGTLDSHNSPQQVALPPEHEAQKVLCGIDSSMVLTVKNQILACGSNRFNKLGLDKIAEEAEPSLGDQVEEAPTFTCVQSGPLNQEPVVCADIGTAHSAAVTASGQCYTFGSNQHGQLGTSTCRTSRVPYLVVGLQAIKVTMVACGDAFTVAIGAEGEVYTWGKGARGRLGRKDEETRTPRPVQLEETHPYLVTSVACCHGNTLLAVKPAGEESGPQ
- the NEK8 gene encoding serine/threonine-protein kinase Nek8 isoform X2, which gives rise to MEKYERIRVVGRGAFGIVHLCLRKADQKLVIIKQIPVEQMTKDERLAAQNECQVLKLLNHPNIIEYYENFLEDKALMIAMEYAPGGTLAEFIHKRCNSLLDEDTILHFFVQILLALHHVHTKQILHRDLKTQNILLDKHRMIVKIGDFGISKILSSKSKAYTVVGTPCYISPELCEGKPYNQKSDIWALGCVLYELASLKRAFEAANLPALVLKIMSGTFAPISDRYSPDLRQLILSMLNLDPSKRPQLNEIMAQAICIRPLLNLYTDVGSVKMRRPEKPLATVPPVTHHRAGGRVTSARPRGVRVRSARTGIPPPLSSIYTWGSGITTPLRLPMLNTEVVQVSAGRTQKAGITKSGRLIMWEASPVGAAGGPSLPGATEQLQPQFVSRFLEGQSGVTIKHVSCGDLFTTCLTDRGIIMTFGSGSNGCLGHGNFTDVTQPKIVEALLGYEIVQVACGASHVLAISNEGEVFAWGRGDNGRLGLGTLDSHNSPQQVALPPEHEAQKVLCGIDSSMVLTVKNQILACGSNRFNKLGLDKIAEEAEPSLGDQVEEAPTFTCVQSGPLNQEPVVCADIGTAHSAAVTASGQCYTFGSNQHGQLGTSTCRTSRVPYLVVGLQAIKVTMVACGDAFTVAIGAEGEVYTWGKGARGRLGRKDEETRTPRPVQLEETHPYLVTSVACCHGNTLLAVKPAGEESGPQ
- the NEK8 gene encoding serine/threonine-protein kinase Nek8 isoform X4 encodes the protein MHQILLALHHVHTKQILHRDLKTQNILLDKHRMIVKIGDFGISKILSSKSKAYTVVGTPCYISPELCEGKPYNQKSDIWALGCVLYELASLKRAFEAANLPALVLKIMSGTFAPISDRYSPDLRQLILSMLNLDPSKRPQLNEIMAQAICIRPLLNLYTDVGSVKMRRPEKPLATVPPVTHHRAGGRVTSARPRGVRVRSARTGIPPPLSSIYTWGSGITTPLRLPMLNTEVVQVSAGRTQKAGITKSGRLIMWEASPVGAAGGPSLPGATEQLQPQFVSRFLEGQSGVTIKHVSCGDLFTTCLTDRGIIMTFGSGSNGCLGHGNFTDVTQPKIVEALLGYEIVQVACGASHVLAISNEGEVFAWGRGDNGRLGLGTLDSHNSPQQVALPPEHEAQKVLCGIDSSMVLTVKNQILACGSNRFNKLGLDKIAEEAEPSLGDQVEEAPTFTCVQSGPLNQEPVVCADIGTAHSAAVTASGQCYTFGSNQHGQLGTSTCRTSRVPYLVVGLQAIKVTMVACGDAFTVAIGAEGEVYTWGKGARGRLGRKDEETRTPRPVQLEETHPYLVTSVACCHGNTLLAVKPAGEESGPQ